In Methanothermobacter tenebrarum, the sequence CATCTGTCTTTTTATATAATTTTGTTCGCCATCTATTTTAGTTCTCCCTTTTATGGTTACGGTAAGATCCGCGATCTCTGAAAGGGATGATTTTGGATATGATGTTATGGCAACCACCTTCGAACCTCTATCCTTGGCTATATTAGCCGCTTTTATGATGTAACTTGTCTCCCCCGACCCTGAAATCGCTATTAGACAATCATCCTCTTTTATGGCTGGGGTTATGGTTTCTCCAACCACGAATACATTCATGCCCAGGTGCATTAGCCTCATTGCAAAGGCCTTTGCCACCAGCCCTGAACGTCCCAATCCGATCACAAATATCCTCTTAGAGGATGTTAAGACTTCAATCAATCTTTCTATGGTTTTTTCATTTATACTCTCTGAAACTTCCTGGATATTTTTAGTGATTAACTTGATAGCTTCTTTTATTATCAACCTTCGCACCCTACCCCCTTTTTTATAGGATAAAATCTCTAATTACATTTATAAGATTTGGTTTAAATCCATTATAAAAAATTTTATAATCCTATGATTAGTATGAAAGAAAAACCAATTATTGGGATTTCCATAGATGGTGTTGAATTAGACCACAAATTACTCCAAATGCTAGAATGGATTTCAAGAACATGCTCCCAGAGAAAAGCGGCAAAAAAAGTTGGTATAACAGTCCAAGTATTTAATAGGCGCATACTAAAATTTGAGGATAAACTAGGATTCAAGTTAGTTAAAAGTAGTAAAAGCGGTTCTGAACTCACACCAGAAGGTGCCAGGACCCTTAAAAAATACCATGAATACAGAAACCTCCTAAAAGAGAGTGAAAGGATCCTGATAGCAGCAGGTTACATATCCTCACAGCTTATAAGGGCGCTAATTGAAGCCTATGGATTAGACGCGGCACTATACACTTGCAGCGACGATGAAGCATTCCACCTCTCAAAAAAATGCAGATTAGACCTAATAGCCCTAGACGATCCACTCATAGCATTCAGGAACAACCTAGACTTCATACCAATCGCCTACGACCACCTAACACTCATACCCGGAGACAAAATCCAAAACATCAAAGAACTTAACAATGCCAACTTCGTCGCCGTAGAAAACTCCTCACAAAGACTAGCCTGGAGAATATTAAGAGAAAACAGCATAAAATTTAAGATCACAAAAAAGGTTAAATCACCCTTTGAAGCATTCCAGATAGTCCAAGATAACCCAAAACTTTACACCTTCCTAAACGCGAGCAAATTCCCAGGAAACAACATACTAAAGGATGAAACAAGACACGTGATAAGCATAATACCATTCAACGAACGCATAAAAGACTTCATAGACTTCATATCCAACAAAGGACAATCCACAATCCAAAAAGAAGGATTTGAAAAAATCAACTAACAAAGTGAAAGATTAATATAACCAACAACCAAATACCCCAAACACACCAGATAATAATCTATTCTCCCAACCACTTACAAGGTGATTTTTTTGAACAAAAGAGACCTACTAGCCATCGGACACACAGCCATCGACTATATAATACAAATAGATGAATTCCCACCACCCAACTCCTCAGTAACCATAAAAAAAATGAAAAAAATGCACGGCGGCGCCGCTGCAAACGTCGCAATAGTCGGATCATCCCTCAACCTCAAAACCTCACTAGTATCAGCAGTAGGAGGAGACTTCATAGGATCAGAATACCACAAAAAATTGAAAAAATTCAAAATAAACACAGATTCCCTGATCATCATCGAAGACGAAAGCACACCCACAGCATTCATAATGACAAACTCCAAAAAAGACCAGATAAGCTACTTCTACTGGGGAGCGGCAAAAAACTTCAAAAACACTGAAGCACCATACAATACAATACAAGAAGCCCGAGCAGTCCACCTCGCCACAGGCGACCCATCATTCAACGGCAAATGTGGAGAAATCGCACAAAAAGAAGACAAACTCATATCCTTCGACCCCGGACAAGACCTCCACCTCTACACAAAAAAACAACTAGAAAAAGTAATA encodes:
- the hxlB gene encoding 6-phospho-3-hexuloisomerase; translation: MIIKEAIKLITKNIQEVSESINEKTIERLIEVLTSSKRIFVIGLGRSGLVAKAFAMRLMHLGMNVFVVGETITPAIKEDDCLIAISGSGETSYIIKAANIAKDRGSKVVAITSYPKSSLSEIADLTVTIKGRTKIDGEQNYIKRQMKGEHHSKAPLGTLFEVSALVFLDGLIAELMDKLNKREEDMKEMHDVFE
- a CDS encoding carbohydrate kinase family protein; translated protein: MNKRDLLAIGHTAIDYIIQIDEFPPPNSSVTIKKMKKMHGGAAANVAIVGSSLNLKTSLVSAVGGDFIGSEYHKKLKKFKINTDSLIIIEDESTPTAFIMTNSKKDQISYFYWGAAKNFKNTEAPYNTIQEARAVHLATGDPSFNGKCGEIAQKEDKLISFDPGQDLHLYTKKQLEKVIRLTDILFGNHFEIDRIQKRLSMNIKKLQEIGPHIIVKTYGKQGSIIYAEEKIKIGAVVRKATDPTGAGDSYRAGFLRAYLEGADLETCGKFASTVASFIVEAEGTQTNIPDYKMVKNRYENYWNEKLKLRG
- a CDS encoding LysR family transcriptional regulator, with amino-acid sequence MKEKPIIGISIDGVELDHKLLQMLEWISRTCSQRKAAKKVGITVQVFNRRILKFEDKLGFKLVKSSKSGSELTPEGARTLKKYHEYRNLLKESERILIAAGYISSQLIRALIEAYGLDAALYTCSDDEAFHLSKKCRLDLIALDDPLIAFRNNLDFIPIAYDHLTLIPGDKIQNIKELNNANFVAVENSSQRLAWRILRENSIKFKITKKVKSPFEAFQIVQDNPKLYTFLNASKFPGNNILKDETRHVISIIPFNERIKDFIDFISNKGQSTIQKEGFEKIN